The following nucleotide sequence is from Silurus meridionalis isolate SWU-2019-XX chromosome 5, ASM1480568v1, whole genome shotgun sequence.
AACATGTACAAGTTAAATGGAGCCAGGTCCTTGCTGATCTTCTGCCACATGGTATAATCAGGTGATGTCCATCTGGCTGCTAATACATCATAGTCCCTCTGTGTGAAGTGCACGAGCTTGGTCAGCGAATCGTAGAGGCCACCGTGGAATCCGATTACCAGCTGGAACTCAGGATTGGAGTCGTGGTACACCTCACCGTAGGCCGTGTACTGCACCTGCTTGATCATCTGTCCGTTGCTGCTAAAAACGGCCAGTGGTGTTCCTGTGTTGTCTGAGGCAATATAGTACTCCTCACCGCTGCTCACCTCCATGGCGAACAGATGGCCTTGCAGGTCATAGTAGAGTGAAGTGATTTCTGAGCTTGAGTGGTTGAAAACATGCGTGACTCGCACCGGGTTGTTCAGGTCAGCGTAGAAAAACTGCAGGTGCTGCCCCAGGCTGTTCTTGGTAGAGACTCGTCGTCCAACTCCATCGTAGCGGTACTGCACACTCCATCCTCCTCCTACACGGCTATACGCTCTCACCAACTGTCCTTTGGAGTTATAGTCAAAGACGTCAGAACCCCTCTGGCTAAGAAAGCCATCTTCATCCAGCTTGTACTGCACGTCGCCAAGGCGCGTGATTCGGTCCCGCAGGTCATAGCGTAGTGGCATGAGACGGGCACTGTTGCCAGGGTTCAGTAGGTGCAGATTACCATTGAGGTCATAGCTGTAGCGCCAGGTGGACCAGTCATTGACCTTGACCCCACTGAGCTGCCCATCACCGTCATACTCATAGCGGTACTGCGTGGTGTTGGCATACGGCCCAATCTTCAGCTCCCTTTTGATCACACGACCCATGTTGTCATACTGCACTGTCATCCAGTACATGAGCGAGCGAAAGATTTCATACTGCACCTCTTTTATGCGACCATGTGCATCGAAGTGCTTGCTGAGCGTCATTACGGCTGTGGTGATGATCTGATTGATGTCATAATAAATGACACCAAACTTGCCGAAATGTTCCACTTTGCCAGAAATCTCGTCATAGCGGTATAGGTCCACAGGTAGTGGCGTCTCACTAATGACCGGCTTCATGCTCGCTATTCGGAAACTGTTGTCGTGATAGGTGTAGTCGAAGCGGGCATTCACCATGCCTTCCTCAGAGAAGCGGTAGATCTGTTTGTCCACTAGGGGACCCATCTTACGATATCTTATAGTGCACGAGAAGCCTCCACTCTGCAGATTGACCATCTTGAGCACACCAGATGTTTCATCATAGCCAAAAGTGACAGCAGTGCTGTCATACAAAATCTCGGAGAGCTTGGCCAGTTTGCCATATTTGTAAAGGACACGGCGTCCTGTACCCAGGAAGTATGTGGCCTGAGGGCGACCATCTTCACTGAAATCATAGATAATGGAGGCATTGCTTTCAGGGGGGTTATAAGTGTTCCGGATATAGCCGATGGACACATGGGTAAACATTGTGTGTCGAGCCACACTAGGCATGGTGACCGCAGTGATACGATCAGATGGATCAAACTCAAAGATGTACTGCCTCTGACTCTGCAGGAGCAGCACCACAGactgtataaagaaaaaaatgagacaTTTATCTTTATTGCAATCAAAGATTTATACACcaatataaaaaattgtaatagtTTACCAGCCATTTAGAATACTACACTAGTCTAGTGTACAATACTACACATAGCACTGTAGCTAGAGTTGATTTGGAATTGAAATGATTTGGCACTGAATGATTTGGTGAGAACTCACCCTGTCTAGGTAGCTGTAGCTCCACACCTTGCCGTCAACAAACGCACGGGAGAGGATGCGTCCTTGTTGGTCAAATTCTGTCCTCTCACTCATACTGCCCCGATGCAGGCCCACCAGCCGTCCAGTGGAAGAGTAGGACACGTTTACTACAGCCAGGCTGCTGCTAGGCTGCCAAATAGCAGGTCGGCCCTGAGCATCATAAGTAATCCTTAGTGTGAACTTCCTGTGGTCATCATAAATCTTCTCTGTCCGTGTGTTCCTGTCAAAATCGATGGAGAGCAGGTTGCGTCCGTGGGCCTGAAAAAAAGATGTCAGTAAAAGGGTAATTTCCTTGAAGAGACTCTGACCCCATTAACTGCGAATGTTTGATGAAAACTAAGCAGCTTTACTCACCCTTAATTTCCTGCCAAACACCGTGACCTTGCCCTTGGTAAGCTCCTTACGCAGTCGCCACTCTATAGAGTTGAGTCCATTGTCGGTGGGCAGAGTGATGTTTCTACGGCCAATGGTAGGGCTCACTGACCCCGCCAGAATGTGAGGTTCCGTGTGGTAACTGATACCCATCCCATTAGCGTAGATCACTCTCAGCGTGCCATTGTTACACAGCTGGTAGCTGTTCCTTACTTGATCTGGAAAGACAAACAGAGGGAAaagacaatatattttttataatttgtgcTAAATATTTCATCTCTGGACTTCCACACAAGCCTTTTTTTAATTGGTGGTAAATATTATATCCTAGATTCTAGCACgagccttttttttcctttcctttttttttaaaatttaatttcagggaaaaaaaaaacaaataaatagcttCAGATTTAAATTATATTGCCTTTGACTATAAATAACTTCTGGTTACTTTTGTGCAAGCATGCTGTATAACACCCAACCACCACATAATTATcacagtataataaaataaatgtgggGTTGGCTATTAGAAATGCTCGTCTTTTCGTTCATTAGACCAACAGActgaatgttttataaatatgcCGTTTTTCGCTTATCTGTATTACTAAGTTATACAGTTAATTAAGAGGCGGAAGTAGGATTTTAATTAGAAATCTGTGTGCACAGATGTTGAACAGGAAACATCTGGAGATTTTAATGATTTTCAACTTCAGGTAGCTGAAAGTTCTCCTCTTTCACTGCCCTCCTGGGCTGACTCCTTAATTAAACTTGGACATTTTCCCTCTCTATGCCCCTAGAATGCAAGGTAAAGCTATTAGTTTAGGCTCTATCTCATCTGGTGTATGGGTCAGGGAAAGGGGCCAACCGCTCTTGGTGTATATTTCTCACCTgttccagtctctctctctctctctctctctctctctctcaacgaATGACATGGATTTACTGTTTCTCCCAAAACATATTCCGGTTTGACATGGCAGAGGCAATGACATGGCAAAGttcataataaaacatttgaacGCACACACCTTGCACTACAGTGTAGGATGCCTCAACTGATGAAAGGTTTGTAATGACAGTGATGTCATCATCTCTGTTTGAGCTCTCGATGTCGATGTTAATGGACTTCTCAATCTCTCTGTGCAGACTTGTTACCATTCCAGTTGGATAGGTCATATTCGTAAGCCTCCCCTCGCTGTCATACCTGCAGGCGCAAGAagtttacaaaaatatacttaatagaaaacaattctgaaataaccCGTGGAACCACAATCAAGTTCTGTGATTTCTATGACTTTCAAACTGCCGCAGCAGACAGTTTCTCATATAAATGCATCATTGCATCATTTGGGTCTGACTGATTTTTAGCATCAGAGGCACAGCAGACACTGTGGGTGTATGACTATTCTGTCACATAAAAGCAGGCATGCTCTCATGTGAACTTGTATGGTAATATCCGAGATCAAAATATTAGAAAGCTTATCGTATGGTGAGGGTCTCAATTGGCAGGCTTGTCCCTAGCCTgtgctctcactttctttctctcaatctCTGTCTGGAATTCCATGGAGACAGTGTTTAGAGCCTATCACAGATCTGTTCCAGACTAACTGATGTCTGTTTTAGTGGAGTGCTGTAGAGGGAACACGTTCTCCCTGTTcagctgcttgtttttttttctctttcttcctttctttctttcaatttttttttttttatttcttttgaaagCAGGTGCAATTACATAGGCAGACAGCAGATGGAAGCAATGTTTCACATAATTCCCATTATGTAGGGATGATCctgaatacaaatatttacacatcCTGATTTCACACAGTCATAGGGGAATAGACACGTCATATAAACCTCCACAACCCATTTTTATTCAGAGGAAATTGAATCTGAACCTTATTAAAATGTGAagttcttttgtgtgtgtgtttttaaacagaatACAATAGACGACGCTCACCCAcacgcacgcatacacacacacacacacacacacacgcgcacacacacacacatactcactcacttactcataaAATGTGGTCCAGCCTGTCTCGTCAGCCTTACTGGCGAGCAGACCTGTGCTGCCACTGTAGCTGAGCTGTACAATCTCCTGGTCAGAGGTGGAGATGGAGCGCAGACTGCCTCCTATATCCAACCCCAGAGTTAACACCTTGTTGTCAGGGAGTAGGTGGAGTCTAACTGTGCTAGCGCCACCCaggcttccaccctccctgcgCACTAGCACGGTGTTGTTACAGTTATCCACAACGGCAGCAAGTTCTCCCTCAGGCGTGTAGCTAAAGTTGTAGAGACTCATGCCACTGACCAGACTGATGGTATGCAAGTGGAGACCCTCCTCACTGAACACATAGAGCTCCTGTTCTCGTGGTGATGCCACCTCATATTGGCCAGCTGCGTTTGGGCCTGGGCGGTTGGCGTGCACAGCTCGAATGCGAATGTTGTTGAGGTCAGCGATGTAGAGTGTGCCATCAGGAGCCACTGCTAGTGAGGTGGGGGCATTGAGGCTGGCATCAGTGGCATATCCTTCATCGCCCGCATAGCAGTTGCAGTTTACATCGTTCTTGCAGTCACACTCAGACGTTGCCCCAGCCAGCAATGAGATCTCCCCGTTGGCACTGACCTGGCGTACCCGATTGATTTTTTTATCATCGCTTTCAGCAATGTACAGTACACCAGAATGGGAGACAGCAATGGCAGTGGCACTCTCCAGTGCTGAGTGGATAGCCAGCCTGCTGAGGGAGTAGTCGATGCCTGGAACCTGACAGTGCATGGGCCGACCAGCCACAATGCTGACCTGATGGTTTTCAGTGATGCGTAGGATAACATTGTTCTCTAAAACATACAAGGAATTGTCCATGGGGTTTACTGCTAGGTCAGTGGGCCACTCCAAACGTACCTGAAACAACAGCAGTCATGGTTCATGTGTCAGTATAAACATTTTTCAGGAATAATTGTTAGTAGCCTATTAAATCAGAATTAATAACATATCTTTCAATCCAGTATCTACAGAGCTGCCTGTGTACTTGCATTTTAAGGCCACACAGATTGAGAATCTGAAACCAGTTCACTACTCCAATGCAAaagcaagacaaaaaaaaaggacttcTATTTCGAGGATTTGTGTGATCCTCTGAGCATGCAAGGATTAGTGTTCTTGGCGCACCTGGCTGACGTCCATGCTGGCGTCACAGCTGAGTGGTCGTACAGCGGTGAGATCATTAGCccccagaagtgtggagatgaTCCCATTCTGGTCCACCTTTCTGATCATGGTCGCATCCACAAAAAACATCATTCCATTTTTGTCAACTGCAATACCTAAGACATTAAGAGAAATTGTCAGTCATGGGTTCTTTTTTCCAAATGTGCCATCAGTTGTTTTAAATATCAGACCCTCCTATCCAATTTCTGCTTCAGCAATGATGTCCATCCATCAAACGCCACCTTCTCTGAAGCACATCGGTTCACATATGGGGGCGGAGGATGAAATAGACCAAAATAGCTTTTTGGAGACATTGAGACAATGAGAAACAAGTAGAGGGAACTGTGTAGGTGTCTGATGGTGGAGGTCAAAGGTGCTTTGCACCACCGTTGTGACTGAACTGAGAAGCAGAAAGACATGAAGACAAACCCGAAAAGAGCAAATGCAGAGCACAGTAGATGCAAGAGTGCACTTCTCACAGTCATCTGGGAGTTAGGAATCAGGCCTGTGTAGTCTGCTACCCTTTCTATTCATGATTCCATGTCATAGATGAAAAATGTGACAGTGTGACATCTCTGACAGTTTGGTgtcaagtttcttttttttttttatacaatccATCACAGGATTTCACAATAAGGTACATATTTAGAACCGGCAACATAAGTTCAACAAACTTGTCAATATTTAAACAGGGAATATCCTTTCCATTCAGTTGCCCAATAAACAGTTTAGATCTTTACGTCTGCCAGATCTTTCTTGTTAATTGCCTTTTAAAACAGGAGATTTTAGTTGTCTAGCATATTGGCTTTTAGGACGAGCTTTACAAAATGTGCTCAAAGCAGACAGCATTATTTCCTGTGCTGTCAACTGTAATGTAACATGCCCAGCAAGAGCTAATATATTGTAAAAAGACAATAACAAGTACATTTTACACtctgtttatattataacacaggcaatttaaaaaaagtttttttttaaatgttgacaATACGAGTTCCACCTGCATTAATTAACTGCAAGAcaactaaaaataattaatacagcAAATCAGCATTTCTGCATGACTGACAGCAgtataaaacataaaagttCCTGTTTCTATGCTTGATAGGTACACAGGTAGGTACACTTCTTGAGCATTTCTGCCAGGTGCCACTCCGACAGTACCATTGTGCTGGCTGTGGGGTCCTAAGACAAGAGCCAATGACCATGCAGTCGGCACAACTACAATGTCAGAGTAGTGCCAGGCAGAAATGCCCAGCAAGAGTCTTTACCTGTGAAAATGCTAAAGCTTGTGAAACTGAGgaaaatggtgtgtatttattttacattttagctATTATgttgaataattattataaaaaataatgtccCAATGTTTTGGTAAATTTGCAGattgttaaatgtatttaaataattaagctGTAGTTAGGTATGAAGTCTGAATACTGAtgtgagatagatagatagatagatagatagatagatagatagatagatagatagatagacagacagacagacagacagacagacagacagacagacagacagacagacagacagacagacagatagatagatagatagatttacagCTTCCAGTAGTATCCACAAACAGGCAATAAGGcatgcaagaaataaaaaaacactaaaaacttTAAAGTGAATTAAAGAAAAGGGTCTGTGCAAAAACTGAGTGTTTGTTGAGTCTGTGCAAGTTAAGTGCCTGTacaaaaacagtgttttatCGAGTCCTCTGCAACTCAGAAGTGTATTGAAGAGTTGCCaccacatgcacatgcacatagcTCAAATCTGTTATATGGTGCATACTGCATTTATATGAAATGTGAGTCTTACCCataatttcatatttcatattccACATTCAGTATTTTTTACTTCATGCCATGAAGGACCgtatttatttgaaaattgtCCAAACTGTACGATCGTGACAAAAATATACACCAAGGTATGTTGAGGGTTAAAATTTTCACTGTCATTTTAACAGTATTCTTTAAATGCCAAAGGAACGAGAACCAATAGTACTAAATCATCACCTCTGCCTGATACGCACACGAATTTAcctagtttttcttttttctttttaccttttGGGCTCATAAGAGTAGCCTCCACAGcttttcctccatctccacACCTCTCATCAAAAGGCAGACACTGCTCTCCTGTTCCTGCTACCACCTCAGAATTGTCAGCCAGAAGCCGACCCCCAGTGAGTGAACGCACTCTGTATATCCTTCGGGAGTTTGTATCTGAGATGAACAGAGCTCCTGTGACTGGGTCTACAGCCAGGAAGTACTTGTGTGTTGGGTTGTTGCTGCAGGAAATTATCATGACGGAGTCAGCTACAGCTTTAATTatgtatatcatatatataaaatttacatgtaatttataatatttataatatataattcataACACCAAAGTTACCTAAAAAAGTCTTACCTGTGTCGAAAATCCTTATTTCTTTGGTggcagaaaaatgtatttataagaaaataagacagaaaaaattattttgatgtgCAACTATAGTAAATTTTACAAAGTATATGCAAGAAATATATGTAATTCTCTTGTGGTACCTGAGTTCTAGCACACGAGTAGTATTGAGAGATGGATACACCCTGCGTACAAAATTCAGGTCACCCACGTACAGGCTGCCATCGATACCCGCTGCCAGTGCGACTGGTGCCAACAGTTTATTCCCATCTGCCAATCCGTTACAGCTCGGACACGAGATACTGCGCCGACGCCCATTGCCCATAACGCTAGTGATGACTGGGGGCTGCTGGCAAACAAAGACGTTCTCTCCACAGCCTTTATGAAGGATCCCTAGAATTGAACAGAAAGCAGAATATCTACGAATTCAATAAAAGCTGTTTACAAGTTGCATTTTATAAGCTTTGTGTTTTCATTGCGGCTGCCACATTCTTAGACTTAGGTTATTGACTAATTCAATACACCGCAGCTCTTTCTCAGGTTTGGTCAGTCAATGCCACTTAATAGTAgcaaaacatcaacaacaaaatTCAAAATAAGTGCAATTATTTATTAGGAACGTGTATTGACCTAAGTACTACGAGAGCAACAGGTTTAGAAGGAAGTGCATACCGCTGCGTAGGTTAAGGATGTTATGTTTGTCCAAAGACCATCCTCCAAGGTTAGAGGGCTCAAGTTCATACCCCTGCAGTACAGCTGTCCTCTTCTCCCATAACACCAGACTAGGACATGTCTCATATTCATAACCAACGGAGACTGCAAAGacaatatataaagagagagagagagagagaaagaggacagGGCATGTCACTCAAAAGACATTAAAACcacatttaattgattaaatgtCAGGCTTCACATTAAAGCTGAATCATTAAAAAAGAAGCCAGCTGAAAGAGAAGGGGTATAAATAAATCCTACAGTTTAAAATCTGAAGGACAACGTAACTACAAAAAGGCCATGTGAGAATAAATCTGTCTGGACAAGGGAGCAGCAACAagcaaaatgcaaaagaatgcaaaaaaattgtaaacaaaaaacaccccATATCTGTGACAAATAGTAGCTGAGCCACCTAATTTTATTCCAGTAATACCTGTATCTCAGTCAGACTGTTAGAATGAAGGCTCTGCATATAACCCATGTCTCCTCACATCCTTATAACCctaatacaaacaaacacaaggaTGTGTCTATCTCTAGCTACTCCAGCTCCTCCTTTGCTTTCATCTCCTTCCTGCTTTTAGAATATTATCACTGTTAGTGCCTAAATAATGCCTCCCTTCCTGATGACACTCCCAGTCTACTTCACTCTGGCTCATGACAGACTAACTGCTTTCACTTGTAATCACATGGTATCTGATTGCTCATACTGTATCTACTGTTCTTGTACTTAACTGATTTGTAAAAGGTTTGGCATTCCCAATATTTTGGTTAAATACTGGCACATCACAATATATTCTTGCTCTGTTGTGAGAGTCTGCAACTGTTTCCTGGCATGGTTTTGTGAGGAAGCATAAGGAGTCAAAAATGTAGTTCTTATCTAATTTGACATTCGTTTAATTTCCgtcaaaatgtatgtaaatgatAGATTTCTAATTTAATCTGACAAACATAAATGTACAGCAACAATTATTATATGCCTGATTCAATTCATAAGTGGAACCGTCAGGATTAAAGTAACAAAACCTCAGTATCGATCCACCCATTACCAATGAAGAAGCCACATGCACATGTTGTAATAATGAGATGCTGGATACAACTGCAGAATTTTACATACATTACTATAAATCCATTAGAGCAAGACAAATTTCTGCAATTGAATTTGCCAAGATTTGCTTTGTAGCTACAATGAGATGAGGAGAAAGGCAGAGTAAACAGAAGTGAGCAGATAAAGGGGGTGGAGTCGCTATCACACTGTTTGCACACAGCAAATCAGTGACAGGGTGCGATGCTTAACAATTTCCTCCCAGCGCTGACAGCAGCAAGGATACCTGTATCCATTTCCCAAAGTCAGAGCTGACTGGGGCTAAGGGCAGAATGCTCTCTTGAATCACACTGCATCATTGATTAATATGGctttgtgtgtttaataaaactcTATGTGAGCACGTATTACACacatattcaaatttatttggTTTACTCACCCACTGCCTCAGAAAGGCCATATACTCGCTGTCCATAAGCATCTGTCTTATCCCATATGAAGGTGTAGGCCAAGTTAGGGGAAGCGTGGAACCACTTTTGGAAGAGGTGACCTTCCACAGCCACCATCAGGTGTACCTTGATCAGGCTGAGGGGCACCACTGCCTGGGTCATCGTAATCTTCAGCAGTGTGCGGTAGCCCGCAGCCCGTGAGCTCAGGTGACACAATTTCAGATTGCTGCCCGGTATTTCAATCAGTTCATGAAGGACCTGAAGAACATTAAGTAAAAGGTCTAAGTTGGAAGGTAACAGAAATTGGTGGGAGAATTTGTCTCCTCCAGGATAATGAAAAAATAGATTATAGTTTAAACTCCAATTTTAATCCGTTTCAGAAGTAGCTCATTTATGCACAAAATACCGtggttaaaatgtaatttatgtacTCTGCAGTCTCTGCAATGTCAGAGGCTGCTACTTGAGAGAACCCTGGTTAACTGACATCTGAATAAGTAACGGGCTTTGACAAAGATGAGCTctggcacaaaaaaaaccccaaaaaacagcttttctttaataaccttggcaaaaaaaaaaatattcatatgaACCAGAACATATTGTTGGACCCTGCACTGACCTGAGTCTCAGGGATAATGGACCTCTCTCCTGGTCTAGAGCTAAAGAACGAAGACAGGGGTGATGCCACCACAACTGGATCAGGCCTCACAAAACCGCTCAGGTCGCAGCCAGGGATTGTGTTCTCCTCCGTTTTCATCATGAGCGTATCCATTGCATAGAAGCTGTTCCATGGCAGCCAGACTGTGCGCTCTTGGCTCAGGAACGGCGCACGCTCGAAATGCAGTGTGATAGAAGCGCCTCCGTTAGCGATG
It contains:
- the tenm2a gene encoding teneurin-2 isoform X5, giving the protein MDLKERRHRSLTRNRCAKELQFTTSTLDVPTQKSYSSSETLKAFEHEARLPYGGCVTDLVHHEADEYTRQGMGNFTLAELGICEPTSHQNTYCPNLGLLHGYALSAGSDADSDPEGPISPERAMQLWSTRNVKSRHSSGRPLPPSTASSSLLPPAPSPPSAPLHQGTPTIRECQVPLLESSSAHTMLDHHPEDQISPNSYLLRAQSTAGAPNHHSQSTLRPPLPPPHNAQALSHHQTSANSLNRNTLSSRRNPIHAPPNAPGDAPTTPESVQLQDSWVLNSNVPLETRHFLFKTSSGTTPLFSSSSPGYPLTSGTVYSPPPRLLPRNTFSRSAFKLKKPSKYCSWKCAAVTAISAATLLAILLSYFIGEHRHTLNLLGLTWQLKPVEAPVLSHGLGTAGMPGTNDETTGPSGGRGSSGLRNSSIDTGNLDVGRRVTQEVPPGVFWRSLLHLSQPQFLKFNISLGKDALFGVYIRKGLPPSHAQYDYMECLDGKEKWSVVESPRERRSIQTVVLNEAVFVQYLDPGTWHLAFYNDGKEKEAVSFSTAILDSVQECPRNCHGNGECVSGVCHCFPGFHGMDCSKAACPVLCSGNGQYDKGSCTCYSGWKGSECDIPINQCIDPQCSGHGTCKEGTCVCSLGYKGENCAEVNCLDPSCSNNGICVSGECHCKPGWGGTHCELPRAQCPDQCHGHGAFIPDTGLCSCDPNWMGPDCSIEVCSVDCGTHGVCMGGSCRCEEGWTGEACDQRVCSPLCVKHGTCKDGKCECHQGWNGEHCTIDNWDETKEDGCPNLCNGNGQCTMGQNSWHCECKTGWRGTGCNVAMETSCADNKDNEGDGLTDCMDPDCCIQSPCQNSPLCRGSRDPLQVIQQNQLPVQKVRSFYERVNMLVGRDSTHIIQGENPFNASLASLIRGQVLTTDGTPLVGVNVSFVKHPHYGYTLTRQDGTFDLIANGGASITLHFERAPFLSQERTVWLPWNSFYAMDTLMMKTEENTIPGCDLSGFVRPDPVVVASPLSSFFSSRPGERSIIPETQVLHELIEIPGSNLKLCHLSSRAAGYRTLLKITMTQAVVPLSLIKVHLMVAVEGHLFQKWFHASPNLAYTFIWDKTDAYGQRVYGLSEAVVSVGYEYETCPSLVLWEKRTAVLQGYELEPSNLGGWSLDKHNILNLRSGILHKGCGENVFVCQQPPVITSVMGNGRRRSISCPSCNGLADGNKLLAPVALAAGIDGSLYVGDLNFVRRVYPSLNTTRVLELRNKDFRHSNNPTHKYFLAVDPVTGALFISDTNSRRIYRVRSLTGGRLLADNSEVVAGTGEQCLPFDERCGDGGKAVEATLMSPKGIAVDKNGMMFFVDATMIRKVDQNGIISTLLGANDLTAVRPLSCDASMDVSQVRLEWPTDLAVNPMDNSLYVLENNVILRITENHQVSIVAGRPMHCQVPGIDYSLSRLAIHSALESATAIAVSHSGVLYIAESDDKKINRVRQVSANGEISLLAGATSECDCKNDVNCNCYAGDEGYATDASLNAPTSLAVAPDGTLYIADLNNIRIRAVHANRPGPNAAGQYEVASPREQELYVFSEEGLHLHTISLVSGMSLYNFSYTPEGELAAVVDNCNNTVLVRREGGSLGGASTVRLHLLPDNKVLTLGLDIGGSLRSISTSDQEIVQLSYSGSTGLLASKADETGWTTFYEYDSEGRLTNMTYPTGMVTSLHREIEKSINIDIESSNRDDDITVITNLSSVEASYTVVQDQVRNSYQLCNNGTLRVIYANGMGISYHTEPHILAGSVSPTIGRRNITLPTDNGLNSIEWRLRKELTKGKVTVFGRKLRAHGRNLLSIDFDRNTRTEKIYDDHRKFTLRITYDAQGRPAIWQPSSSLAVVNVSYSSTGRLVGLHRGSMSERTEFDQQGRILSRAFVDGKVWSYSYLDRSVVLLLQSQRQYIFEFDPSDRITAVTMPSVARHTMFTHVSIGYIRNTYNPPESNASIIYDFSEDGRPQATYFLGTGRRVLYKYGKLAKLSEILYDSTAVTFGYDETSGVLKMVNLQSGGFSCTIRYRKMGPLVDKQIYRFSEEGMVNARFDYTYHDNSFRIASMKPVISETPLPVDLYRYDEISGKVEHFGKFGVIYYDINQIITTAVMTLSKHFDAHGRIKEVQYEIFRSLMYWMTVQYDNMGRVIKRELKIGPYANTTQYRYEYDGDGQLSGVKVNDWSTWRYSYDLNGNLHLLNPGNSARLMPLRYDLRDRITRLGDVQYKLDEDGFLSQRGSDVFDYNSKGQLVRAYSRVGGGWSVQYRYDGVGRRVSTKNSLGQHLQFFYADLNNPVRVTHVFNHSSSEITSLYYDLQGHLFAMEVSSGEEYYIASDNTGTPLAVFSSNGQMIKQVQYTAYGEVYHDSNPEFQLVIGFHGGLYDSLTKLVHFTQRDYDVLAARWTSPDYTMWQKISKDLAPFNLYMFKNNNPLSDMLDVKNYVTDVKSWLVMFGFQLSNIIAGFPKHTLYFVDPPYELQASQECENGQLMSGVQQEAERHNQAFMALEGQLLNKDRQNKRDKPGHWFGTVPSIIGQGMMLAVKEGRVVTGVSSTASDNSRKVALVLNNAVYLEGTHYVQDGHDCHFFVKIGSADADLLALGLSNGRRVLEGAGINITVSGRSRRGVTVELRSTALSLSVRYGLAQDTLDEERARLLELARQRALAGAWLREQQRTRDGKEGSRLWTEGERQQLLSTGRVQGYDGYYVLPVEQYPELADSSTNIQFLRQNEMGKR